In Tribolium castaneum strain GA2 chromosome 4, icTriCast1.1, whole genome shotgun sequence, one DNA window encodes the following:
- the LOC103315254 gene encoding mitochondrial import inner membrane translocase subunit TIM16-like encodes MSDSIVRVIYQGARIAYRALVKSIVEEIELSQQAAKIRYQHSQEQEFTRKDMTLAEAMQILNVEKVDSGEVEKRFKFLFEVNEKNNGGSFYLQSKVFRAKQRIDGEIKMLGACNDSK; translated from the coding sequence ATGTCCGACTCAATCGTTCGGGTGATCTACCAAGGGGCTCGCATCGCCTACAGAGCCCTAGTTAAATCCATAGTTGAGGAAATCGAGCTCAGTCAGCAAGCGGCCAAAATTCGGTACCAGCACTCACAAGAGCAGGAGTTCACCAGAAAAGACATGACGTTGGCCGAAGCCATGCAAATTTTGAACGTGGAGAAGGTCGACTCCGGGGAGGTGGAAAAACGGTTCAAATTTCTTTTCGAAGTGAATGAGAAAAACAACGGAGGCTCGTTCTATCTCCAGTCGAAAGTTTTCCGCGCTAAGCAGAGGATTGACGGAGAGATTAAAATGTTGGGTGCTTGTAACGATtcgaaataa
- the kar gene encoding monocarboxylate transporter 10, producing the protein MVEDSGTTLLEHKQKPILNGTTPRKESGEPPDGGTKAWLVMLGSFFCNGILFGVINSYGVLYTEFHEIFKKKGSLNPSGEAALVGSLAMGTTFLISAVAGVLTDFIGLRRTTFLGGFIASSGMFLSSFCVDNKLALYVTFGVMYGLGGALAYTPSLAVLGHYFKKYLGIVNGIVTAGSSIFTIAMPYVITECLKRFKIENTLRILALIASLIMVFAFLFKPVRETERKEINWRNTFNVGVFRNKKYLVWATVIAGSLFGYFVPYVYMLDFVKTSFPGPVDGKIPVLCIGITSGIGRLIFGYIADFPKINRILLQQVAFFIIGILTMLLPSSTASFYWLIAISLGMGLFDGCFIALLGPIAFDICGNEGAAQAIGFLLGTCSMPLTIGPYVAGLIYEKQKSYTIPLILAGIPPTVGAVAMFLTRCIRTKNETLKNGTCKVTESTDVEDGPL; encoded by the exons ATGGTAGAAGACTCCGGCACCACCCTCCTGGAACACAAGCAGAAACCCATCCTCAACGGCACCACCCCCCGGAAAGAGAGCGGCGAGCCCCCGGATGGGGGCACCAAGGCATGGCTGGTCATGCTCGGCTCGTTCTTCTGCAACGGCATCCTCTTCGGGGTGATCAACTCCTACGGGGTGCTCTATACCGAGTTCCACGAGATCTTCAAGAAGAAGGGGTCACTTAACCCGTCCGGAGAGGCAG CATTGGTGGGGTCCCTCGCCATGGGCACAACGTTCCTAATCTCGGCCGTGGCCGGCGTGTTAACCGACTTCATCGGCCTCCGCAGAACGACCTTCCTGGGCGGCTTCATCGCCTCCAGCGGCATGTTCCTATCGTCGTTTTGCGTCGACAATAAACTAGCCCTTTACGTGACTTTCGGCGTAATGTACGGCCTGGGGGGCGCCTTAGCCTACACCCCCTCCCTGGCAGTCCTCGGCCACTACTTCAAGAAATACCTCGGCATAGTCAACGGTATTGTAACTGCGGGCAGTTCAATCTTCACCATTGCCATGCCATACGTCATAACCGAGTGTCTCAAACGCTTCAAAATCGAAAACACGCTCCGAATTCTCGCCCTAATTGCCAGCCTCATCATGGTTTTCGCGTTCCTCTTCAAACCGGTGCGCGAAACCGAGCGCAAGGAAATCAACTGGAGGAACACCTTCAACGTTGGCGTGTTCCGCAACAAGAAATACCTAGTCTGGGCGACGGTTATAGCCGGTTCCCTGTTCGGTTACTTCGTTCCCTACGTCTACATGCTCGATTTCGTCAAAACCAGCTTCCCGGGCCCGGTCGACGGGAAAATCCCGGTCCTGTGCATCGGGATAACGTCCGGGATCGGGCGACTCATCTTCGGCTACATCGCCGATTTCCCCAAAATCAACCGAATCCTCCTTCAGCAAGTCGCTTTCTTCATTATCGGCATCCTCACCATGCTCTTGCCCTCGTCCACAGCCTCGTTCTACTGGCTGATTGCCATCAGTCTGGGCATGGGCCTGTTCGATGGGTGCTTTATCGCCCTGCTGGGCCCCATCGCGTTCGACATCTGCGGCAACGAGGGCGCTGCCCAGGCCATCGGCTTCCTGCTGGGCACCTGCTCGATGCCGCTCACCATCGGGCCCTACGTCGCTGGGCTCATCTACGAGAAGCAGAAAAGCTACACCATTCCCCTGATTCTGGCCGGGATTCCGCCCACTGTGGGCGCTGTGGCCATGTTCCTAACGAGGTGTATACGGACGAAAAACGAAACGCTCAAAAACGGCACCTGTAAAGTCACAG AATCCACGGACGTCGAAGATGGTCCTCTATGA
- the LOC657708 gene encoding potassium channel subfamily K member 6 isoform X1: MEFRNYGTYESVLRGKEEHVPLLPRKISRQYKGTRLMGMCRTSFFFSIYLIIYVMFLFSGAAVFSVLETPPERAARARLDGVVLKFRSENPTVTDQALEDLITEVVKASNRGVSASRNASGEPNWSFGQSLFFSSTVVTTIGYGHVTPLSRTGKIFCMLYAMVGIPLTLVLLSALVERLLVPTIWLLQWLNSRLGHLYQPFNIRILHLFIIVLILIVLFLLAPAAVFASIEPEWDYLDSLYYCFISLTTIGLGDYIPGDSPDQPYRPLYKIATTGYLFMGITFMMLTLAVFYDIPQLNLGLLFTSHEETNMEKVRLAGAGMGLQYGGAAYSPGDDNTHRQVVRVRSRRDDSPSPDEAPQKDFQLP; the protein is encoded by the exons ATGGAGTTCAGGAATTACGGAACTTATGAATCAGTATTACGGGGCAAAGAGGAACACGTTCCTCTCCTCCCCCGCAAAATCTCCAGACAGTATAAAGGGACTAGATTAATGGGAATGTGCAGAACTTCGTTTTTCTTTTCCATTTATTTGATCATTTATGTGATGTTCTTGTTCAGCGGTGCGGCGGTGTTCAGTGTGCTCGAGACGCCCCCAGAGAGGGCGGCCAGGGCCAGGCTTGACGGGGTCGTGCTCAAATTTCGCAGCGAAAATCCGACAGTTACAG ATCAAGCTCTTGAAGACTTAATAACCGAAGTAGTGAAAGCTAGCAATAGAGGTGTCTCGGCGTCGAGAAATGCGTCAGGGGAGCCAAACTGGAGTTTTGgacaatcattatttttttctagtactGTAGTGACAACAATAG GGTATGGTCACGTGACACCATTAAGCCGAACCGGCAAAATCTTCTGTATGCTGTACGCCATGGTGGGGATTCCCCTAACCCTCGTCCTCCTGTCCGCTTTGGTGGAACGCCTGTTAGTGCCCACGATTTGGTTGCTCCAATGGCTAAATTCCCGACTCGGACACTTGTACCAACCTTTCAATATTCGTATTTTGCACCTGTTTATCATCG TGTTAATACTCATCGTGCTGTTCCTGCTAGCGCCTGCCGCCGTCTTCGCCAGCATAGAACCAGAGTGGGACTATTTAGACTCGCTCTATTACTGTTTCATTTCACTCACAACGATTGGATTGGGTGACTACATCCCGGGTGATTCCCCCGATCAGCCGTACCGGCCGTTGTACAAAATCGCGACAACAG GTTACCTTTTCATGGGGATCACCTTCATGATGCTAACCTTGGCAGTTTTCTACGACATACCGCAGCTGAATTTGGGGCTGTTGTTTACGAGCCACGAGGAGACCAACATGGAGAAGGTCAGACTGGCCGGGGCCGGCATGGGGCTGCAGTATGGGGGCGCCGCCTACAGTCCCGGC
- the LOC657708 gene encoding potassium channel subfamily K member 6 isoform X2, producing MALTTRGLLRLVLFLGGYVIFLVLGATIFSSIESPEELEKVQHLRKLRADFLKNNPTVTDQALEDLITEVVKASNRGVSASRNASGEPNWSFGQSLFFSSTVVTTIGYGHVTPLSRTGKIFCMLYAMVGIPLTLVLLSALVERLLVPTIWLLQWLNSRLGHLYQPFNIRILHLFIIVLILIVLFLLAPAAVFASIEPEWDYLDSLYYCFISLTTIGLGDYIPGDSPDQPYRPLYKIATTGYLFMGITFMMLTLAVFYDIPQLNLGLLFTSHEETNMEKVRLAGAGMGLQYGGAAYSPGDDNTHRQVVRVRSRRDDSPSPDEAPQKDFQLP from the exons ATGGCCCTAACGACTCGAGGGCTCCTCCGGCTTGTTCTTTTTCTCGGAGGATACGTTATTTTCTTAGTTCTCGGAGCGACGATTTTTTCGTCAATTGAAAGTCCAGAAGAATTGGAGAAAGTCCAACATTTGAGAAAACTCCGAGcggattttctcaaaaataaccCCACCGTTACTG ATCAAGCTCTTGAAGACTTAATAACCGAAGTAGTGAAAGCTAGCAATAGAGGTGTCTCGGCGTCGAGAAATGCGTCAGGGGAGCCAAACTGGAGTTTTGgacaatcattatttttttctagtactGTAGTGACAACAATAG GGTATGGTCACGTGACACCATTAAGCCGAACCGGCAAAATCTTCTGTATGCTGTACGCCATGGTGGGGATTCCCCTAACCCTCGTCCTCCTGTCCGCTTTGGTGGAACGCCTGTTAGTGCCCACGATTTGGTTGCTCCAATGGCTAAATTCCCGACTCGGACACTTGTACCAACCTTTCAATATTCGTATTTTGCACCTGTTTATCATCG TGTTAATACTCATCGTGCTGTTCCTGCTAGCGCCTGCCGCCGTCTTCGCCAGCATAGAACCAGAGTGGGACTATTTAGACTCGCTCTATTACTGTTTCATTTCACTCACAACGATTGGATTGGGTGACTACATCCCGGGTGATTCCCCCGATCAGCCGTACCGGCCGTTGTACAAAATCGCGACAACAG GTTACCTTTTCATGGGGATCACCTTCATGATGCTAACCTTGGCAGTTTTCTACGACATACCGCAGCTGAATTTGGGGCTGTTGTTTACGAGCCACGAGGAGACCAACATGGAGAAGGTCAGACTGGCCGGGGCCGGCATGGGGCTGCAGTATGGGGGCGCCGCCTACAGTCCCGGC
- the LOC100142496 gene encoding uncharacterized protein LOC100142496 — protein sequence MGCLGECWDVGPPPDSILSLPPPPIPAFLQHPLPDLLLNTTPCSSQQLCESLPSSNRIPDAGDYVEMSRKDIESWSVTAIDDTWLLVLVASSIGVLLLGALLAMFLLKCREMNMFDGNECSLHSRDHRQIKSHEPRECTSVANLNGNKLVHPSEAVMFHGGGVPDNRMVWAALTPHGTQHFISENYPRDLIDYGDVDDHYETVDNLNIEPVLSQPPYYKDYDYEEPTPLIESYQLDDMDRDGQYQVVGNTDMRCASLGFGANTLRRGVPVRPRVSSPTRIEHPNLPPLNLYPHKGGTLKRNTLSYRNVDTGTLPKFGC from the exons ATGGGCTGTTTGGGCGAATGCTGGGACGTGGGCCCACCCCCGGACAGCATCCTAAGCCTACCGCCGCCCCCAATACCAGCTTTCTTGCAACATCCCCTACCCGATTTGTTGCTAAACACGACTCCGTGCTCCTCACAACAACTGTGCGAGTCTTTGCCCTCCTCGAACAGGATCCCGGATGCTGGCGACTACGTGGAGATGTCGAGGAAAG ATATTGAGTCGTGGTCGGTGACCGCCATCGACGACACCTGGCTGCTGGTCCTGGTGGCCTCCTCCATCGGGGTGCTTCTGCTGGGGGCCCTCCTGGCGATGTTTCTGCTCAAATGCCGAGA AATGAACATGTTTGACGGCAACGAGTGTTCGCTGCATTCGCGCGACCACCGCCAGATCAAGAGCCACGAGCCGCGCGAGTGCACCTCCGTGGCCAACCTCAACGGCAACAAGCTGGTGCACCCCTCGGAGGCCGTGATGTTCCACGGGGGCGGCGTGCCCGACAACCGCATGGTCTGGGCGGCGCTCACGCCCCACGGCACCCAGCACTTCATCTCCGAAAACTACCCCCGCGATTTAATCGACTATGGGGACGTTGACGACCATTACGAAACCGTGGACAATCTGAATATCGAGCCAGTGCTCTCGCAACCGCCTTACTACAAAG ATTACGACTACGAGGAACCGACGCCTCTGATTGAGAGCTACCAGCTGGATGACATGGACAGGGACGGGCAGTACCAAGTGGTGGGCAATACGGATATGAGGTGTGCGAGTTTGGGCTTCGGGGCGAATACGCTCAGGAGGGGGGTGCCGGTGCGGCCGAGGGTGTCTTCACCGACGCGCATCGAGCACCCCAATCTGCCCCCGCTTAATCTCTACCCCCACAAAGGGGGCACCTTGAAGAGGAACACGCTCAGTTATCGGAATGTCGATACCGGTACTTTGCCCAAGTTCGGGTGCTAA